The proteins below are encoded in one region of Sporosarcina sp. FSL K6-1508:
- the lgt gene encoding prolipoprotein diacylglyceryl transferase, which produces MFDLLAINPIAFSFGPLAIRWYGIIIAVGIVLAFLVVQKEMVKRGMHPDLLTDLLIWAVPISIISARIYYVIFSWDYYKDHPGQIIQIWEGGIAIHGALIGAFITTYVYTKRRGISFWKVVDIAAAGLLIGQIIGRWGNFMNQEAHGGPVSEKFLETTIIPDWIMNQMTIEGVTYHPTFLYESMWNIVGLIIIILLRKVNLKRGEMFLFYLVWYSAGRFFIEGMRTDSLYVIGELRAAQLVSVVTIVAAVVIFIVRRFVQKVDVKYLDK; this is translated from the coding sequence ATGTTTGATTTGTTAGCAATAAACCCAATTGCATTTTCATTTGGTCCACTAGCAATCCGGTGGTACGGCATTATAATTGCAGTTGGGATCGTTCTTGCATTCCTTGTCGTTCAAAAGGAAATGGTGAAGCGCGGGATGCATCCGGACCTTTTGACGGATTTGCTCATTTGGGCTGTTCCAATCTCGATTATCAGTGCACGAATCTATTATGTTATTTTCTCATGGGATTATTATAAAGATCACCCGGGACAGATTATTCAAATCTGGGAAGGCGGCATAGCAATCCATGGCGCGTTGATTGGTGCCTTCATAACAACGTATGTTTACACAAAACGCAGAGGTATCTCGTTTTGGAAAGTAGTTGACATTGCAGCGGCTGGACTTTTAATCGGCCAGATTATCGGTCGCTGGGGCAACTTCATGAATCAGGAAGCACACGGAGGTCCCGTCTCGGAAAAGTTTCTTGAAACGACGATTATTCCAGACTGGATCATGAATCAGATGACTATTGAAGGTGTAACCTATCATCCGACATTCCTTTATGAATCCATGTGGAATATTGTGGGGCTTATCATTATCATTCTGTTGCGCAAAGTGAATTTGAAGCGCGGCGAAATGTTTCTCTTTTACCTTGTCTGGTATTCTGCCGGACGCTTCTTCATCGAAGGAATGAGAACGGACAGCTTATATGTCATCGGTGAACTTCGGGCTGCTCAGCTTGTATCAGTCGTCACAATCGTTGCTGCAGTAGTAATTTTTATCGTAAGAAGATTTGTGCAAAAAGTTGATGTGAAATACTTGGATAAATAA